From the genome of Amia ocellicauda isolate fAmiCal2 chromosome 14, fAmiCal2.hap1, whole genome shotgun sequence, one region includes:
- the LOC136768405 gene encoding uncharacterized protein LOC136768405: protein MVDCEGVPGHHRLPDPERLGIHGGPGTEILRVKTEGSRETLGPNGRTPTFQYTHFPSLYQCICQLAVPALDSWPKVEPVAPERSGPGVSPQQVPRFQYVDYPSLYHCIQRLTVPPLESRRAGGAGQAVSESPRRDVGVPNHRTPPPPTTLDAPDITEPGVPSSPRPGLDTAGGLRAAAPPALHRPRVPGQEQTRVSQGAWGRPSKAQNLCAESGAATRRGPNGGSFRRKGFVGPSGGRPLPPTPCLARRSLHRKTVHPCPCCAPHRGTWQAHPGPAHPYKSGPDLSRAHSQGHQASGPLPAPPAWASLC from the coding sequence ATGGTGGACTGCGAGGGCGTGCCGGGACACCACCGCCTCCCCGATCCCGAGAGACTGGGAATCCACGGGGGGCCGGGAACGGAAATCCTCCGGGTCAAGACAGAGGGGTCCCGGGAGACGCTGGGGCCCAACGGGCGGACACCCACATTCCAGTACACGCATTTCCCTTCCCTGTACCAGTGCATTTGCCAGCTGGCCGTACCAGCGCTGGACAGCTGGCCGAAGGTGGAGCCGGTGGCCCCGGAGAGGTCTGGCCCGGGGGTCTCTCCACAGCAGGTGCCTCGATTCCAGTACGTCGATTACCCCTCCCTGTACCACTGCATCCAACGGCTGACCGTTCCCCCTCTGGAGAGCCGGAGAGCAGGGGGCGCCGGACAGGCTGTCTCGGAGTCTCCAAGGAGGGATGTGGGGGTCCCCAACCACAGgacaccccctcccccaaccaCTCTGGACGCCCCCGACATCACAGAGCCCGGTGTACCATCCTCTCCCCGACCAGGATTGGACACAGCGGGGGGATTGCGAGCCGCAGCACCCCCTGCCCTGCACAGACCTCGCGTCCCCGGCCAGGAGCAGACCCGAGTCAGCCAGGGGGCGTGGGGGAGACCCAGCAAGGCCCAAAACCTTTGTGCGGAGTCGGGCGCTGCCACTCGGCGGGGGCCAAACGGGGGCAGCTTTCGCAGGAAGGGATTTGTGGGCCCAAGTGGTGGACGCCCCCTACCTCCCACACCCTGCCTCGCCCGGCGTAGCCTCCACAGGAAGACTGTTCACCCCTGCCCCTGCTGTGCCCCCCATCGGGGCACCTGGCAGGCCCACCCCGGCCCGGCACACCCCTACAAGAGCGGGCCGGATCTCTCCCGGGCGCACAGCCAGGGCCACCAGGCTTCGGGCCCC